The following proteins come from a genomic window of Hymenobacter canadensis:
- a CDS encoding ExbD/TolR family protein produces the protein MSTKIDMTPMVDLAFLLLTFFMLTTTFNKPNVMQLTMPVKEKNPEQQSEIKASNAFTILMGEANKVYFYDGLLADDVKPELKLSNYSADGIRKELLARRRNKDLVVLIKPDDKSNYQNMVDILDEMNITDQKKYALVDISKADLDLITSSGL, from the coding sequence ATGTCGACCAAAATCGACATGACCCCCATGGTTGATTTGGCCTTCCTGCTTCTGACCTTCTTTATGCTGACCACGACGTTCAATAAGCCGAACGTGATGCAGCTGACGATGCCGGTAAAGGAAAAGAACCCCGAACAGCAGTCCGAAATCAAGGCATCCAATGCCTTCACGATTCTGATGGGAGAGGCCAACAAAGTATACTTCTACGACGGCCTGCTGGCCGACGACGTGAAGCCTGAGTTGAAGCTCTCCAACTACTCGGCAGACGGCATCCGCAAGGAGCTGTTGGCCCGTCGTCGGAACAAGGATCTGGTGGTACTCATCAAGCCGGACGATAAGTCCAACTACCAGAATATGGTAGACATCTTGGATGAGATGAACATAACCGACCAAAAGAAATATGCGTTGGTAGACATTTCGAAGGCTGACTTAGACCTCATTACATCCTCCGGACTATGA
- a CDS encoding OmpH family outer membrane protein, translating into MKKLLSALAATLVLLCATGTTASAQKFGYVDSEFIMGKMPAYSQAQTEINTLSGNWQKEIEAQKKDLDKLYRTYQAEEVLLTEPMKKKRQDEILKKEQDIKTYQNRIFGYEGQLFKKRQELTKPVQDQVFEAIEKVAKKKQLAIVFDKSGDLTMLYTNPVHDYTEFVLEELGLASEDRNQTPQKGSVKTVATPQTPAGDEADVDAEKGAAKPAARPARPAGRKN; encoded by the coding sequence ATGAAAAAGCTGCTCTCCGCGCTGGCTGCCACGCTGGTACTGCTGTGTGCCACCGGCACCACGGCTTCCGCTCAGAAATTCGGCTACGTCGATTCTGAATTTATCATGGGCAAGATGCCAGCGTACTCGCAGGCTCAAACCGAAATAAACACGCTGTCGGGCAACTGGCAGAAGGAAATCGAGGCCCAGAAGAAAGACCTCGATAAGCTCTACCGCACGTACCAGGCCGAGGAAGTGCTGCTAACAGAGCCCATGAAGAAAAAGCGGCAGGACGAGATTCTGAAGAAGGAGCAAGACATCAAAACCTATCAAAACCGCATTTTTGGCTACGAGGGCCAGCTGTTCAAGAAACGGCAGGAACTGACCAAGCCGGTGCAGGACCAAGTGTTTGAGGCCATCGAGAAGGTGGCCAAGAAAAAGCAGCTGGCCATCGTGTTCGACAAGTCCGGCGACCTGACCATGCTCTACACCAACCCAGTGCATGACTACACGGAATTTGTATTGGAAGAATTGGGTTTGGCTAGTGAAGACCGGAACCAGACCCCGCAAAAAGGCAGCGTAAAGACGGTAGCCACGCCCCAGACGCCGGCCGGCGACGAAGCTGATGTAGATGCCGAGAAAGGTGCTGCCAAGCCCGCCGCCCGCCCGGCGCGTCCGGCTGGCCGAAAAAACTAA
- a CDS encoding RluA family pseudouridine synthase, with the protein MTTPDAPDDDFVTPLTLFSAPEPDDDDEAEGEDELYEHHRIHADKRQELIRLDKFLLNRLQNASRTKIQNAIKAEAVQVNERAAKSNYRVKPGDVITITLPEPPREVGVQPEEMDLDIRYEDESLLMVNKPAGMVVHPAFGHWCGTLVNGLSYHLNNLPTGRNGDIRPGLIHRIDKDTSGLLVIGKTEWAMTHLSQQFFHHTIERTYLALVWGIPKETEGTINVHIGRSLKDRKVQTVFPDADYGKHAVTHYKVLQTFGHVALVQCNLETGRTHQIRVHMKHIGHPLFSDATYGGTKVLYGQRTGAYKAFVEKAFELMPRQALHAKSLGFIHPTTGEQMQFEVELPADFTALLAHWAEFEK; encoded by the coding sequence ATGACTACCCCCGACGCACCCGACGACGACTTCGTAACTCCCTTAACGCTGTTTTCTGCTCCCGAACCGGACGATGATGACGAGGCGGAAGGCGAAGACGAGCTCTACGAGCACCACCGGATTCATGCCGATAAGCGGCAGGAGCTGATTCGGCTGGATAAATTTCTGCTCAACCGCCTGCAGAATGCTTCCCGCACCAAAATCCAGAACGCCATCAAGGCCGAGGCGGTGCAGGTGAATGAGCGGGCCGCGAAATCCAACTACCGCGTAAAGCCCGGCGACGTGATTACCATCACGCTGCCCGAGCCACCCCGCGAAGTAGGCGTGCAGCCCGAGGAAATGGACTTGGATATCCGCTACGAAGACGAATCGTTGCTGATGGTGAACAAGCCGGCTGGTATGGTGGTGCACCCGGCTTTCGGGCACTGGTGCGGTACGCTGGTAAACGGCCTGTCCTACCATCTCAACAACCTGCCTACGGGCCGCAACGGCGACATCCGCCCTGGCCTGATCCACCGCATCGACAAGGACACATCCGGCCTGCTCGTCATCGGCAAGACGGAGTGGGCCATGACGCATCTCTCGCAGCAGTTCTTTCACCACACCATCGAGCGTACCTACTTGGCGCTGGTCTGGGGCATTCCGAAGGAAACGGAAGGCACCATCAACGTCCACATCGGGCGTAGCCTCAAAGACCGCAAGGTGCAGACCGTGTTTCCTGACGCCGATTACGGCAAGCATGCCGTGACGCACTACAAGGTACTCCAGACGTTCGGCCATGTGGCACTGGTGCAGTGCAACCTCGAAACCGGCCGCACCCACCAGATTCGGGTGCACATGAAGCACATCGGCCACCCGTTGTTTTCGGATGCCACGTACGGCGGCACCAAAGTGCTGTACGGCCAGCGCACCGGCGCCTACAAGGCCTTTGTGGAAAAGGCATTCGAACTGATGCCTCGCCAGGCCCTGCACGCCAAATCCCTGGGCTTTATACATCCCACTACCGGTGAGCAGATGCAGTTTGAAGTAGAGCTGCCAGCCGATTTTACGGCACTACTAGCACACTGGGCGGAGTTTGAAAAATAG
- a CDS encoding ExbD/TolR family protein, with amino-acid sequence MGKVKPHRTGPSLDMTPMVDLAFLLVTFFMLTTKFSPEEVVVVDTPSSTSDFKLPESNVIRLLIDKDKRVFFGLESDKARPVLLDKMAAKYGVTFNEKQKKAFSGLNSFGVPIQQLGSLLSMSTEQRKEVKQPGLLSVTDTVQLLDWVMEARKANQEAVGKPTFIAIKGDNNADVATVKRVIQLMQNKNINRFNLVTDLETKPVVSR; translated from the coding sequence ATGGGTAAAGTAAAGCCTCATAGAACCGGCCCTTCGCTGGATATGACCCCGATGGTGGATCTGGCCTTCCTGCTGGTGACGTTCTTCATGCTGACCACCAAGTTCTCCCCGGAGGAAGTGGTGGTGGTTGATACGCCTTCCTCTACTTCTGACTTCAAGCTGCCGGAAAGCAATGTAATCCGCCTCCTGATCGACAAAGACAAGCGCGTCTTCTTCGGTCTGGAAAGCGACAAAGCCCGCCCGGTACTGCTCGACAAGATGGCTGCCAAATACGGCGTCACCTTCAATGAGAAGCAGAAGAAAGCTTTTAGTGGCCTCAACAGCTTCGGCGTGCCAATTCAGCAGCTCGGCTCTCTTCTGAGCATGTCTACTGAGCAGCGCAAAGAAGTGAAGCAGCCCGGCCTACTCTCTGTAACCGATACGGTGCAGTTGCTGGACTGGGTGATGGAGGCCCGCAAGGCTAACCAGGAAGCAGTTGGTAAGCCCACGTTCATCGCCATCAAAGGCGACAACAACGCGGACGTAGCCACGGTGAAGCGTGTAATTCAGCTGATGCAGAACAAGAACATCAACCGTTTCAACCTCGTTACCGATTTGGAAACCAAGCCGGTAGTGAGCCGTTAA
- a CDS encoding PstS family phosphate ABC transporter substrate-binding protein gives MTAPFVNLPRLALPLALGTLLLAGCNQNPNANTGPNDDTATSGRIKISVDETFAPIVKSQVDTFQKLYTYAHIDAAYKAEDYVANDLVTGKVRAVVLSRPLTAEEQADLEKQKLFPRTTKIATDGLAIILHPSNPDSLLTMAQLKAIFTGQTSSWKQISGKTKLDQINVVFDANRSSTTRYVQDSITRGTALTKQVFAAKSNPALLDYVATHPNAIGIVGANWISDRDDAAVQRFLKQVRVAGISRSSSPKSDEDYLQPYQAFLALKTYPLRREVYIISREGRAGLGTGFASFAAGTKGQLIVLKSGMMPATGQTRIVTIKK, from the coding sequence ATGACCGCACCGTTCGTTAATCTACCGCGCCTGGCCCTGCCCCTGGCGCTCGGGACTTTACTTCTCGCTGGCTGCAACCAGAACCCCAATGCCAACACCGGTCCAAACGATGACACGGCAACCAGCGGCCGCATCAAGATCAGTGTGGACGAGACATTTGCCCCCATTGTAAAGTCGCAGGTAGATACCTTCCAGAAGCTTTACACCTACGCCCACATCGACGCGGCCTACAAAGCCGAAGACTATGTGGCCAATGATCTGGTGACCGGTAAGGTGCGGGCCGTGGTGCTTTCGCGGCCGCTCACGGCGGAGGAACAGGCTGATCTGGAGAAGCAGAAGCTATTCCCACGCACTACCAAGATTGCTACTGATGGCCTGGCTATCATTCTGCACCCGTCCAACCCGGATTCGCTGCTGACGATGGCGCAGCTGAAGGCCATCTTCACGGGGCAGACCAGCAGCTGGAAGCAGATCAGCGGCAAGACCAAGCTGGACCAGATAAACGTGGTGTTTGATGCCAACCGCTCCAGCACTACCCGGTACGTGCAGGACTCCATTACGCGTGGCACAGCCCTCACTAAGCAGGTATTCGCCGCAAAATCGAACCCAGCGCTGCTCGATTACGTTGCTACTCATCCAAACGCTATAGGTATAGTAGGCGCCAACTGGATCAGCGACCGGGATGACGCGGCAGTACAGCGGTTTTTGAAGCAGGTACGGGTGGCTGGCATCAGCCGATCGTCCAGCCCCAAATCTGACGAGGACTACTTGCAGCCGTATCAGGCTTTCCTGGCCCTTAAAACCTACCCGCTCCGGCGTGAGGTCTACATCATCAGCCGCGAAGGGCGGGCCGGACTTGGCACCGGTTTTGCATCCTTTGCAGCAGGTACCAAAGGGCAGCTTATCGTGCTCAAGTCGGGGATGATGCCGGCCACCGGGCAAACCCGTATCGTGACGATCAAAAAGTAG
- a CDS encoding OmpH family outer membrane protein yields the protein MNLFRVALAAAALTFSSATAALAQAPATTAAGTTSGPLKIGYTSVEYVLSQMPESRQIESDLKAFSTQLENQLKSKYQEYQTKAEAYQKGGAAMAEAVRADKEKELTGLQQSIQEFQRSADQSLQQKQQTLLKPALDKLQKTIDVVAEENGYTYVLNSDGASPVLLHGPKEGDISDLVLKKMGVTPGAAQAAPKATTPAASPATPAATTKTKTKTKK from the coding sequence ATGAATCTATTCCGCGTTGCGTTGGCTGCGGCCGCCCTTACTTTCTCCTCGGCCACAGCTGCACTGGCGCAGGCGCCTGCTACCACGGCGGCCGGTACCACCAGCGGCCCGCTGAAAATCGGCTATACCAGCGTGGAGTACGTGCTGAGCCAGATGCCCGAGAGCCGCCAGATCGAGTCGGACCTGAAAGCTTTCAGCACCCAGCTCGAAAACCAGCTGAAAAGCAAATACCAGGAGTACCAGACCAAAGCCGAAGCCTACCAGAAAGGTGGCGCTGCTATGGCCGAAGCCGTCCGGGCTGATAAGGAGAAGGAGCTGACCGGCCTGCAGCAGTCCATCCAGGAGTTTCAGCGCAGCGCCGACCAGAGCCTGCAGCAGAAGCAGCAGACCCTGTTGAAGCCCGCCCTGGACAAGCTCCAGAAGACCATCGACGTGGTGGCCGAAGAAAACGGCTACACCTACGTGCTGAACTCGGACGGTGCCAGCCCGGTGCTGCTGCACGGCCCGAAAGAAGGCGACATTTCGGATCTGGTGCTGAAGAAGATGGGCGTAACGCCGGGCGCTGCCCAGGCTGCTCCTAAAGCCACTACGCCGGCTGCGTCCCCCGCTACGCCGGCCGCTACTACCAAGACCAAAACCAAAACGAAGAAATAA
- a CDS encoding energy transducer TonB: MMDNAQIAQASLNDIVFEGRNKAYGAYVLRRLYNKHVTRALLIAVAFFALLVSFPLIARIFSDNTVVEEDKMLKENVLMDAPPLDATKPPPPPPPPEAPPPPPPKLSTIKFTPPVVKKDEEVVKQEEIPDQKELEDKVVSTVTVKGNTDNPIDLNGLEGEGNKVVEEVVEQKVYQYVEQMPVFPGGQEALLQYIGKNIKYPALALRNQVEGKVFIAFVVGPDGQVSDVKVQKGIGAGCDEEASRVIKTLPKFAPGKQNGRAVSVSYTVPVTFAIK; encoded by the coding sequence ATGATGGATAACGCTCAAATAGCGCAGGCGAGCCTCAACGACATCGTATTCGAGGGCCGGAACAAGGCCTACGGAGCATATGTGTTGCGGCGCTTGTATAACAAGCACGTCACGCGCGCCCTTCTCATCGCAGTTGCCTTCTTTGCCCTGCTCGTAAGCTTCCCGCTGATTGCGCGAATCTTCAGCGACAACACGGTAGTGGAAGAAGACAAGATGCTGAAGGAAAACGTCCTGATGGATGCACCTCCATTGGACGCCACCAAACCACCGCCACCGCCACCACCACCGGAGGCGCCACCACCGCCACCACCGAAGCTTTCTACCATCAAATTCACGCCTCCGGTTGTGAAAAAGGATGAGGAAGTGGTGAAGCAGGAGGAGATTCCAGATCAGAAGGAACTGGAAGACAAGGTAGTCTCGACCGTCACGGTAAAAGGCAACACCGACAACCCAATCGACTTGAACGGGCTGGAAGGTGAAGGCAACAAAGTGGTGGAAGAGGTAGTGGAGCAGAAAGTTTACCAGTACGTGGAGCAAATGCCCGTATTCCCTGGTGGACAGGAAGCTTTGCTGCAGTACATTGGCAAAAACATTAAGTATCCAGCGCTGGCTCTGCGCAACCAGGTAGAAGGCAAAGTATTTATTGCTTTCGTGGTTGGTCCGGATGGCCAGGTGTCGGATGTAAAGGTTCAGAAAGGAATTGGTGCCGGCTGCGATGAAGAAGCTAGCCGCGTAATCAAGACCCTGCCGAAGTTTGCACCAGGTAAGCAGAACGGCCGTGCCGTGAGCGTATCCTACACCGTACCGGTGACCTTCGCTATCAAGTAA
- a CDS encoding energy transducer TonB produces the protein MTNSTLDLRTATLDDMIFEGRNKAYGAFLLRRLYHQHLARASATAIVLSLLFISSPLAFRYLFPPMVVAPDVFVLPPPVVDIMPPPIFESKKVEPVTQVAVTVRPPQATVPTKIVKDDLAKPEIKAPEILETGPIAEVDGPTGPVAIPGANTGSTVGIPGATDSGATKTTGPPKPFITAEVMPQFVGGQEALMRYMQKNLRYPAQALRNSVSGRVYISFTVLASGDIADVQVLKGLGYGTDEEASRVVKNMPAWVPGQQNKRTVSVRYTLPITFHYE, from the coding sequence ATGACCAACAGCACCCTCGATCTGCGAACCGCCACTCTCGATGACATGATCTTCGAGGGGCGCAACAAGGCGTACGGCGCCTTCCTGCTCCGGCGCCTCTACCATCAGCATCTGGCGCGGGCTTCTGCCACGGCTATTGTGCTGAGCCTGCTCTTCATCAGCTCGCCATTGGCGTTTCGGTACCTGTTTCCACCGATGGTGGTGGCCCCCGATGTATTTGTCCTACCGCCTCCGGTTGTCGATATAATGCCGCCTCCGATATTTGAGTCGAAGAAGGTAGAGCCCGTCACGCAGGTAGCAGTTACCGTCAGGCCGCCGCAGGCTACTGTGCCCACTAAAATCGTGAAAGACGATTTGGCCAAGCCAGAAATTAAAGCGCCGGAGATTCTGGAGACTGGCCCAATAGCCGAGGTAGATGGCCCGACCGGCCCGGTGGCCATACCTGGGGCAAATACTGGCAGCACCGTCGGCATACCCGGGGCCACCGATTCCGGCGCTACCAAGACGACGGGGCCACCCAAGCCGTTTATCACGGCGGAGGTGATGCCGCAGTTTGTGGGCGGCCAGGAAGCGCTGATGCGTTACATGCAGAAAAACCTGCGCTACCCGGCGCAGGCGTTGCGCAACAGCGTATCAGGACGCGTGTACATCTCCTTTACGGTGCTGGCCAGCGGCGACATTGCTGATGTGCAGGTACTGAAAGGGCTGGGCTATGGCACCGACGAGGAAGCCAGCCGGGTAGTGAAGAACATGCCGGCCTGGGTACCGGGCCAGCAGAACAAGCGCACCGTATCTGTGCGCTACACTCTGCCCATCACTTTCCACTATGAGTAG
- the mazG gene encoding nucleoside triphosphate pyrophosphohydrolase, which translates to MDTTTPDRRPAQLAAFSRLLDVLERLRAECPWDRKQTLESLRHLTIEETYELSDAIIRNDLPDLQKELGDVFLHLIFYAKIASETGHFDIADVLNAQCEKLIFRHPHIYGNVQADTEEEVKKNWEQLKLQEKGNTSVLGGVPTSLPALVKAMRIQEKARGAGFDWEHPEQVWEKVQEELGEFQAEFAHADPAAINAERAAAEFGDLLFSLINFARHAGINPEEALERTNRKFIHRFQYLETQAAHNGQRLADLNLAQMDVYWEEAKQQPLPSSQNSPTK; encoded by the coding sequence ATGGATACCACTACTCCCGACCGCCGCCCTGCCCAGTTGGCCGCCTTCAGCCGCCTGCTCGATGTGCTGGAGCGCCTGCGCGCCGAATGCCCCTGGGACCGGAAACAAACGCTGGAAAGCCTGCGCCACCTTACCATCGAGGAAACCTATGAGCTCAGCGACGCCATCATCCGCAACGACCTGCCCGACCTGCAGAAAGAGCTGGGCGACGTGTTTCTTCATCTCATCTTCTACGCCAAAATAGCTTCCGAAACCGGCCATTTCGATATTGCCGACGTGCTGAATGCCCAGTGCGAAAAGCTGATTTTCCGACACCCGCACATTTACGGCAACGTGCAGGCCGACACGGAAGAAGAGGTTAAAAAGAATTGGGAGCAGCTCAAACTGCAGGAAAAAGGCAACACGTCGGTGCTTGGCGGCGTACCTACCTCACTGCCGGCATTGGTGAAGGCCATGCGCATCCAGGAAAAGGCGCGCGGTGCGGGCTTCGATTGGGAGCATCCCGAGCAGGTATGGGAGAAAGTGCAGGAGGAATTAGGCGAATTCCAGGCCGAATTTGCCCACGCTGACCCCGCCGCCATCAATGCCGAGCGGGCCGCCGCCGAATTTGGCGACTTGTTGTTTTCGCTTATCAACTTTGCCCGCCACGCCGGTATCAACCCGGAAGAAGCGCTTGAACGCACCAACCGCAAATTCATTCACCGCTTTCAATACCTGGAAACCCAGGCGGCCCACAACGGCCAGCGACTCGCCGATCTGAATCTCGCCCAAATGGACGTGTATTGGGAAGAAGCCAAACAACAGCCTCTTCCAAGCAGCCAGAACTCGCCTACGAAATAG
- a CDS encoding tetratricopeptide repeat protein — protein MLMNFKPWNLSFLVALSVSGSAAFAQTTPQKSIELERYSEARATLLRQGQSAESSFELGRLYQMRAMPDSAAYYFNRISLDPKNPMTMVAAGRAALAQGKAAEAQVQFDNAVKASKGKDAKVYTMIAQAYGESDLKDASKGLTYVDAAHKLNKNKDDAALMIARGNIYAKSESGGGEAMNSYERALLADPNSAQASYRKGELNVRSRNYNDARASFEKAISADANYAPAYNALAETYFYAGKYDDALATFQKYQGVAEKSPGTDAKYASFLFLTKKYPEALVEVDKVLARDPQNVTMNRLKAYSLFETGKNAEALTAMEAYMKVQPADKLITEDYVYYGKMLSKAGRADEGTAAIQKAIAADPKKAAELQNELAASYMLAKNYPAAIKAYSMKMKADGTPELTDQIRLAVAYGGNKQYDKADSLYNAVLVARPTYVPGYLMRAKANYYMDPESKQGLAKPHYEKYIEMAKTDPAKYKDGLVEANSYLGYYYYQKGDKTTAAPYYKEVLVLDPANENANSVIKSMQAPAKAPAKAAPKKK, from the coding sequence ATGCTCATGAACTTCAAGCCCTGGAATCTTTCGTTCCTCGTTGCCTTGTCGGTTTCCGGCTCTGCTGCTTTCGCTCAGACGACTCCCCAGAAATCCATTGAACTGGAGCGTTACAGCGAAGCTCGGGCTACTTTGTTGCGTCAGGGCCAGTCGGCCGAATCTTCGTTCGAGCTGGGCCGCCTGTATCAGATGCGCGCCATGCCTGACTCGGCCGCTTACTACTTCAACCGCATCAGCCTCGACCCCAAGAACCCGATGACCATGGTGGCCGCCGGCCGTGCGGCTCTGGCACAAGGTAAAGCTGCCGAAGCTCAGGTGCAGTTTGACAATGCGGTGAAAGCCAGCAAAGGCAAAGATGCCAAAGTGTATACGATGATTGCGCAGGCGTATGGCGAGTCGGATCTGAAGGACGCGTCGAAAGGCCTGACCTACGTTGATGCCGCCCATAAGCTCAACAAAAACAAGGACGATGCCGCACTGATGATTGCCCGGGGCAACATCTACGCGAAGTCGGAGAGCGGTGGCGGCGAGGCCATGAACAGCTACGAGCGGGCTCTGCTAGCCGACCCGAACAGCGCACAAGCCAGCTACCGCAAAGGCGAGCTGAACGTTCGTTCGCGTAACTATAACGACGCCCGGGCTTCTTTCGAGAAGGCCATCAGCGCTGACGCCAACTATGCTCCGGCTTACAATGCACTGGCTGAAACCTACTTCTACGCCGGCAAGTATGACGACGCCCTCGCGACCTTCCAGAAGTATCAGGGAGTAGCCGAGAAGTCGCCGGGCACCGACGCGAAGTATGCTTCGTTCCTGTTCCTGACCAAGAAGTATCCGGAAGCCCTGGTGGAAGTGGACAAAGTATTGGCCCGCGACCCACAGAACGTGACCATGAACCGCCTGAAGGCCTATTCACTGTTTGAGACTGGCAAAAATGCCGAGGCTCTCACGGCTATGGAAGCCTACATGAAGGTGCAGCCTGCCGACAAGCTCATCACCGAGGACTACGTGTACTACGGCAAGATGCTCTCGAAAGCCGGCCGTGCTGACGAAGGAACGGCGGCCATCCAGAAGGCTATTGCCGCTGACCCCAAGAAAGCCGCTGAACTGCAGAATGAGTTGGCCGCCAGCTATATGCTCGCCAAAAACTATCCTGCGGCAATCAAAGCGTATAGCATGAAGATGAAAGCTGACGGCACGCCTGAGCTGACCGACCAGATTCGTCTGGCCGTAGCGTATGGTGGCAACAAGCAGTACGACAAAGCCGACAGCCTCTACAACGCCGTGCTGGTAGCTCGTCCTACTTATGTGCCCGGCTACCTGATGCGCGCCAAAGCCAACTACTACATGGACCCCGAGTCCAAGCAGGGTCTGGCTAAGCCGCACTATGAGAAGTACATTGAGATGGCCAAAACGGATCCAGCCAAGTACAAGGACGGTCTGGTAGAAGCCAACAGCTACCTTGGCTACTACTACTACCAGAAAGGCGACAAGACAACTGCTGCTCCTTATTACAAAGAAGTACTGGTGCTCGATCCCGCCAACGAGAATGCCAACTCGGTAATTAAGTCGATGCAGGCACCGGCCAAGGCTCCAGCCAAAGCTGCCCCGAAGAAGAAGTAA
- a CDS encoding MotA/TolQ/ExbB proton channel family protein, producing the protein MEQKNALNKNVRPAAPAAPKGEAKGGSAFAAIVIPLAFVVSIIIFNFVLGNPGNFVGNDNANAALPGNYLGTIYKGGVIVPILITLFLLVLTFSIERFLTISKAKGSKGVESFVRTVRQKLNVNDITGAIAACDQQKGSVAAVVKSGLLKYQEMARERGLDKDQKILAIQKEIEESTTLELPMLEKNLVILSTIASVSTLVGLLGTVFGMIKAFSALAQAGNPDAVALAEGISEALINTAIGIAGSAIAIIAYNYFTSKIDELTYSIDEAGFSIIQTFAAQHGEKTTETYTA; encoded by the coding sequence ATGGAACAAAAGAATGCCCTGAACAAGAACGTGCGGCCTGCCGCTCCTGCCGCGCCCAAGGGTGAGGCGAAAGGCGGATCCGCGTTTGCCGCCATCGTGATTCCGCTGGCCTTCGTTGTAAGCATTATCATCTTCAACTTCGTGTTGGGTAACCCCGGCAACTTTGTGGGTAATGACAACGCCAATGCAGCCCTGCCCGGTAACTACCTTGGCACGATCTACAAGGGTGGCGTGATCGTACCGATCCTGATTACGCTGTTCCTGCTCGTACTGACCTTCTCTATCGAGCGTTTCCTGACCATCAGCAAGGCCAAAGGCTCGAAAGGTGTTGAGTCTTTCGTGCGTACCGTACGCCAGAAGCTGAACGTGAACGACATCACTGGTGCCATCGCCGCCTGCGACCAGCAGAAAGGTTCGGTAGCCGCCGTAGTGAAGTCGGGTCTGCTGAAGTACCAGGAGATGGCCCGCGAGCGTGGCCTCGACAAAGACCAGAAGATCCTGGCCATCCAGAAGGAAATCGAAGAGTCGACGACTCTGGAACTGCCTATGCTGGAGAAAAACCTCGTTATCCTCTCCACCATTGCTTCGGTATCGACGCTGGTAGGTCTGCTGGGTACGGTATTCGGTATGATCAAGGCCTTCTCGGCTCTGGCACAAGCTGGTAACCCTGATGCTGTAGCTCTGGCTGAAGGTATCTCGGAAGCACTGATCAACACGGCTATTGGTATCGCCGGTTCGGCCATTGCCATTATTGCCTACAACTACTTCACCAGCAAAATTGACGAGCTGACCTACAGCATCGACGAAGCTGGCTTCAGCATCATTCAGACCTTCGCCGCTCAGCACGGCGAGAAGACGACGGAAACTTATACGGCCTAA